The Dickeya poaceiphila DNA window AGATCGGCAAAGGGATTATAGGTTGCTGCACCAACATCTTTTTGCGCATCTTCCCCCGCCACAACGGTTGTGCCGTACTGCTCGGCTTCAGTGTACTTCGAGTGTTCGTGGTCATGGCAATATAGACACAACAACTCCCAGTTGCTGCCATCTTCCGGATTATTGGTATGGTCGTGATCGATATGGTGAACAGTTAATTCGCGTAGGTTTGAATAAACAAACTCCCGTGCGCAGCGCCCACACACCCATGGATAGATTTTTAGTGCTTTCTCACGGTAACCGCTTTCCAGCCGCGAGTAGTTTTTTGGAATCAAAACCATTGCCGATGCCACCTGTTATTTATAAAGAGGTAATTTTACAATATATCCCCTATACGAGTACCTCTATATCGTGCAAGGCGATCCACAAGCTGCCAGCCAGTTTGTCGATGAAGTTCAAAGGGTAACGGAATTACTACCGCAACAGCCAGCAATGGGAAGGCCGGGCCGAGTACCGGGAACACGCGAACTGGTGTTAACGCACTACTCCTACATCATACAATTCGGACTGAGTTATCTTCAAGAGATAGACTATTTATAAAGGTATTAGTAATAATAAAGTAATTTATTAACAAATAATAAACACTGACGTTTAATAACAATCTAAGTAACAGTAATTGATTGATAAGAAGGTATTAAATTGAGAGTACTTAGCAGTGCCGACTAATTCTACGACCCAGAAAAACCTCTAACAAAAATCCCTAGACTCATTCTTTCATGCTATGAGGATGGAAACGATACGTATCAAATGGATTCATTAGATAAAAAACCTCATTAGCAAAGTTAATCATAAGGTCACCACAATTAAATTTATGATTAGTACCGGAGGCTTACTGCCTGAAAAGTGTAACGTACTCATAGTTCCTAACGAATCAGAATAAAATCATTAAAATTATTATTTATTTGGACTAAATTATAGAATCAGGTGGATTTTTAGCATTATACGTTGCCAACATAAAAAATAATAAAATGGAATGATTACATTAATTGACATAAAAAGTTTAAGCAGATAGGTTAATGAGACTAAATCTTATAATTCTAAACGCCTTATGTTTCATTTCGATGACATGGCGGAAATTTGATTAGGATTGCCGCCATGGAAGAACGTACACTGCAAACGCACTCATCTGTATGGATAAGCCGATTAATTTGGGCAGTTAATCTCTGCTCAATAAGTGCCTCAACTTTATGTTATATATACCTTTCATGGTATATTTATCATGCAACCGGGAACATTATACTTTCACAGGCAGTGCTTTATGCACCAATGATTTTACCCGTAATTTTTGTAAATCAAGTACAAGGTATTGCGGAAAAAACCTCTCCTCGCAAACTGCTTATGATGAGTAATCTTATTGCTGCTATTTGTACACTCGTTATATTCAGTTTGATTCACCGAATACCAACCTTCGCGCTGCTTGGGGGGCTATTAATTGGTTCAATTGACGCACTTCAACGTGTCGGCCGCATAGTTGCTATTAAGCATTATTTTAGTGGAGACAAACTTGAAACCACAGTACCGCTCACCCTCACAGCACAGTTTATCGCTGGTGGATTGGCAGGAATGCTGATGGGAAGTATTAAAGGCGAAATGTCGCCACAATTAGCAATGTCGATGATTTCAGTGTTGTTCATCGCTTCGGTACTGGCATCATTCCTATTACCTAAACTCAACTTACATCAGGAAGGGAAAGCGCAGGCACGGTCATTGAAATCGTTTGTTGCTCTACTCTCAGATAATGTACCGTTAAAGAAAGCGTTCCTTAATTTCATTGTTTTCATTACTTTCTTTCAGGGTTTTTTTAATGTA harbors:
- the yajD gene encoding HNH nuclease YajD, encoding MVLIPKNYSRLESGYREKALKIYPWVCGRCAREFVYSNLRELTVHHIDHDHTNNPEDGSNWELLCLYCHDHEHSKYTEAEQYGTTVVAGEDAQKDVGAATYNPFADLKSMLNKKK
- a CDS encoding type II toxin-antitoxin system RelE/ParE family toxin, whose protein sequence is MQGDPQAASQFVDEVQRVTELLPQQPAMGRPGRVPGTRELVLTHYSYIIQFGLSYLQEIDYL
- a CDS encoding MFS transporter, which encodes MEERTLQTHSSVWISRLIWAVNLCSISASTLCYIYLSWYIYHATGNIILSQAVLYAPMILPVIFVNQVQGIAEKTSPRKLLMMSNLIAAICTLVIFSLIHRIPTFALLGGLLIGSIDALQRVGRIVAIKHYFSGDKLETTVPLTLTAQFIAGGLAGMLMGSIKGEMSPQLAMSMISVLFIASVLASFLLPKLNLHQEGKAQARSLKSFVALLSDNVPLKKAFLNFIVFITFFQGFFNVSRVTLPSHVLNLPENFVGYLQLVNSGAALTGAVFYFIYNRKGVKFNPLYMAIISALFMVITSLGVNVLTSYLTYFFYIFFFELAFFKLQSDIVLKSDAKDMPMIAAMQYAGVYIGMITSIFIGSVLTQYSHLYVVALFFTIAYFSCYVSLSKERK